TCGCCCGGTCCCTGGGAATGGTGGACGCCATCAACCTCGACGGCGGTGGCTCCACCACCATGGTCGTAGCCGGCCAGGTCGTCAACTCCCCCTCCGACGCAGCCGGGCAGCGGCCGGTGGGCGACGCACTGCTGGTCCTTCCGCGCCGCAAGAATTGATGCCACCGGCCCGGAAACGGTTGGGCGGACACGGATGGTCAAGGTGGCCGCCCACCGGGGCCGCGGCGCGGGGCTAATGGCACTCCCGGAGAATCTCCCGGAGTGCCAAGATGGCCTCACTATAAAGCCAGGACCCATTGCTAAGCGAAGTGGAGGACTCATGGACGATAGCGGGAGTTTCAGGATTGTGGTGGGGGTGGACGGTTCGCCGCAGTCCAAGGCCGCCATGGACTGGGCAATCGTAGAAGCCAAGCTCCGCAACGGCCAGGTGCTGGCGCTTGCGGCGTGGAACTTCCCCTATGTCGGCGATGCCCTGGGCCAGGTCTGGGACTACGACGTCTTCCAGTCAGATGCCGAGGCCATCCTCAAGGCAGAGCTGGCCCGCGTCACGGACCAGGGAGTGAACATCACCGGACGCGCAGTGCAGGCTAATCCCGGCTCAGCGCTCGTGGAAGCCTCCCGGGCGGCCGACCTGGTGGTCGTCGGTTCACGAGGACACGGAGGATTCACCGGCATGATGCTCGGGTCCGTGTCGGCAGCTGCGGTTCATCATGCGCATTGCCCGGTGCTTGTACTTCGCGAACGCAGCACGGAGTAGGTCCCGATGGTGCGGTGCCCCTGGATCTCTCTTGGGCTATCGTGGGGCCATGCCCAGTCAATTAGCTGCTGTTGCCATCGACGCGATCAGGCCAAAAGTGGTCGCCGATTTCTGGTGCGCCGTCCTGGGCTGGCACGTTGTTGAAGCGGACAGCGACGTCATCAGCATTGCGCCGCAGGATAAAACCCGGCCCTCCATCGATGTAATTGCGGTGCCCGAAGGCAAGACCATCAAGAACCGGCTGCACTTCGACCTGCGGGCCGACGGCCTCTCCACTGCCGAGGAACTGGAGCGACTGCTCGCCCTCGGCGCGCAGCGCACAAATGTGGGCCAAGGCCCGAATGCCAGTTGGGTGGTACTGGCTGATCCCGAGGGCAACGAGTTCTGCTTGCTGTCCCGAACGGTCCAGGACGTCGACCCGGACTAAGCGGTTGAGCCGCCGGCGGACTCAGTATTTGTAGAAGCCTTCGCCTGTCGCGACGCCAAGCTTGCCCTTGTCGATGTAGCTCTCCTTCAGGTACCGGGCGAACGCCTGCGACCCGGCGTCGGCTGAGGACGAGGCGATGTTGTACGCGGTTCCCAGGCCCACAACGTCGTAGATCTGGAACGGGCCGCTCGGTGCTCCGGTAGCAATGCGCCAGGTTTTGTCAATCGTTTCGGGGCTGGCGACGCCCTGGAGCAGCAAGCCGGCGGCCGCATTCAGGAGCGGGACCAGCAGCGAGTTCAGGACGTACCCCGCTTTCTCCTTCTTGATCTCGATCGGCTCCAGTCCGCTGTTTCGGGCGAAGCCAACGACGGCGTCGAACACCGCCGGGTCCGTGTCGGCGGTGCCCATCACCTCGGCAATGTTCTGCGTCCAGATGTTGTTGGCGTAGTGGATGGCAAGGAAGCGGTCGGGGCGGCCGGTGGAATCCTTGAGGTCGCTGGGCAGCAGGGTTGAGGAGTTGGTGGCGAAGATGGTCTTGGCGGGAGCAAGATCCGCGAGCTTGCGGTAAAGGTTCCGCTTGAGCTCAAGCATTTCCGGTACCGCTTCAATCACGAGGTCAGCGTTCGCGACGGCGGCCCCGAGGTCAGCGGTGAGGTGGAGGTTGCCAAGAGCTGCCTCAGCCTTTCCCGCCACGGCGCCGGCAACCGTTTGTTCCCGGTAGATACCGGCGAGGTGATCGAAGCGGGCCCGGGCCTTTTCGAGAGCCGCGTCGTCGATGTCATAGGCCGTGACCTCGAATCCGTGGAAGGCGGCCTGGTAGGCGATCTGCGATCCGAGCACTCCGGTACCGAGCACGGTCAGCGTTTTGATGTCGGGCATTCGAGTTTTTCCTTTCGAGCCGGGCGCTAGGGGCGGCCGGGGTTGACGGACCCGTAGATACTGCGGATCCAGATGGTTGCTAACACGTCCAGTGCGCGTGACTCGGCGATGGCGGGGCTCTCCTGGTTGAGCACCGCGGTGATCACCCGCTCGTTCATCAGGTTGAGGCTCACGGCGAGGTCGTGGGCATCGATACCCCGCGGCGCGGCCCCCCGGGCTTGCTCTGAGGTGATCACATCGGTCGAGAAGTCGGCCCAGGACTGCATCGACTTGGACCAGAGCTTGCGGACCTCATCGTTGCGGGAACGGGCCGTGATCGCCGCGGTGGCGACGCCGCGGTGGGACGCGAACACCGCCACGAACATGCCGATGGAACGGGTCCACGCTGCCGCGGGATCGCTTTCGAAATCCCGCGGCAAGTCACCGACCCGGTGTTCCACCTCGGTGATCACGCGGTCCAGAAGCGCCAGCAGCACTTCGTCTTTGGATGAAAAGTAGAAGTAGAAGGTGGGGCGCGAGATGCCGGCGCCGCGGGCAAGCTCCTCGATCGAAATGTCGTCGAAGGCCCGCCCGGCAAGGAGCGCCTCGGCGGCAGCAAGGATTGCATCCTGGCGTTCATCCCCCGAGACCCTCGCGGTACGTCGTCCTCGTTGAACCATGCCGCCCATCCTAATCCAATTTTTCGACGCGGTGTTGACTCTGTCAACGCTAAGTCGATAACTTGGCGACATGAGTGAACACGTGGATGTTTTGATTGTTGGAGCCGGGCTGAGCGGCATAGGTTTCGCCAGCCGGTTGAAACGCGAGGCACCCGGGAAGACCTTCGCAATCCTGGAGTCACGCAGCGCCGTGGGCGGCACCTGGGATCTCTTCAGGTACCCGGGCATCCGCTCCGACAGCGACATGTATACCCTCGGCTACTCGTTCCGGCCCTGGGAAGGTGCCAAGGCGATCGCCGACGGCGACTCGATCCGCGAGTACATCGAAGCGACTGTTGCGGACGAGGGTCTCGAATCGCGGATCCGGCTGAATTACCGTGCCGTCTCGGCCGAGTGGTCCAGCGAAACCGCGCTGTGGACCGTGACGGCAGTCCCGACCTCCGGCGGCGAATACCGGCAGGGCGATCCGGCCGCCCCAGCGGGCGATCCGGCCGCCCCAGCGGGCGAGCCGGTCACGTTCACCTGCTCCTTCCTGTCCGTCTGCTCGGGCTACTACCGTTATGACGAAGGCTTCACCCCGGCCATCGAAGGTGCCGACACGTTCGCCGGCTCGATGGTGCACCCGCAGCACTGGCCGGCCGACCTCGATTACAAGGGCAAGCAGGTGGTGATCATCGGCAGCGGGGCCACCGCAGTGACGCTCGTGCCGTCGATGGCGAAGTCTGCCGCCAAGGTCACCATGCTGCAGCGCTCCCCCACGTACATCGCGCCCGTCCCGTCCCGGGACCACCTGGCCGACCGCCTCCGCGGAAAGCTGCCCGCTCAACTGGCTTACGACGTCGTCCGGGCCAAGAACATCCTCTTTTCGATGTTCACGTACCAGTTGAGCCGGCGGCGGCCGGAAACAATGAAGGCGATTCTACGCAAATCGGCAGTCGCCAAGCTGCCGGCCGGATTCGCCGTCGACACGCATCTGGCCCCGTCGTATCAGCCCTGGGACCAGCGGGTCTGCGCCATCCCGAATGGGGACCTTTACCGGGCGATCAGTGCCAGTACCGCCGACATCGTGACCGACGAGATCTCGCGGATCACTCCGGACGGAATTGATCTGGCCTCGGGCAGGTCAATCCCGGCGGACGTGATTGTCACGGCAACAGGACTGAACCTGCTTGTGATTGGCGGGATGACCCTCACCGTCGACGGCGAGCCGGTGGACGTGGGCCGAACTTTGACCTACAAAGGCATGATGCTCGACGGCGTGCCCAACTTTGCGCTCACTATCGGCTACACCAACGCATCATGGACGCTCAAAGCCGATCTGGTCGCGGGATACATCTGCAGGCTGCTCAAGCACCTCGACCGCCGGAACCTGCAGTGGGTGGCACCCAAAGCACCCGCCGAGGTCGCGGGCGCTGAGCTGACGTCCCTGATTGACCTGAAGGCCGGCTACATCCTGCGCGGCGCCGACAAGCTCCCCCGGCAGGGGGCAGAGTCGCCCTGGCGGCTGCACCAGAACTACTTCCGCGACTTCGCCCTGCTTAGGGCCGGCCGGGTCACGGACCACGTTCGTTTCGGCCGGCGCGGGCAGCAGGTGCGCGGATCCGGACGGACGACGACGGCGGCGCTCCCGGATCCGCTCGACCTCCCCGGCACCGGGCACGTCGACGTCGGCGGTGCGCGGTTTCGCTACCGGAAGACCGGCAGCGGGGATCCCATGCTGCTCCTGCACGGCATCGGCCAGAGCCTGGAGGACTGGAACGAGCAGCACGAACGGCTCGCGGCGCGGCACACCCTCATCAGCGTGGACCTGCCCGGCTTCGCCTACTCCGACCGTCTCTCCGGACCCGCGACTTTGGCCAAGCTTGCCGGCTCTCTGCCTGCCTTCCTCGACGCCGTCGGGGTGCACGAGCCGCTGCCCGTGATCGGCAACTCGCTTGGCGGCGCCGTTGCCATGAAACTGGCGGCGGACCATCCGGACCGCGTCTCAGCCCTCGTACTTGCCAACAGCGCCGGGTTCGGCCAGGAGGTCGCGCTGGTCCTGCGCCTGCTCACGGTCAGGCCCCTCGCGGCTCTGCTCACGCGTCCTGCTGAGGCCGCTTCCCGCCGAACTGTGGAGTCGATCTTCTACAACAAGGCGCTGGTGACCGATGCCCGGGTCGGCCAGGCTTACGCCCTGTCGCGACGGGCGACGCACCGCAGGACCCTGCTTGAGGTCGCCCGCGATCTCGGCACCGTCTCCGGCGTCAGGGCAGAATGGCGGGCTGACCTCATGGCGGCCCTGGCGCAGTCGGACATTCCGATGCTCGTGGCCTGGGGCGACCACGACCACGTCCTCCCCTTCAGCCACCTCAAGGCGGCGACCGCGGCATTGCCACGCGCCGAGTCCCACGTCTTCCCAAAGACGGGTCACATGCCCCAGATCGAAACACCGGACGAGTTTGCAGCGGTAGTGGAGGACTTCCTCGCACGGCGCGTCGCAGACCGCCGGACGGCACGCCGCTGATCCGCCCTTCGGGGCCAGTCCTGACGGATTTTGGCCGCTTTCATCAGCAAGGAGACCAGCCCCTGGCGGGTGCCGGCAGCTTCACTCCCGGCACCCGTCAGCTGAACAGGCTGCCGAAGTCGCCGTAGGCCAGGGCTGCGTAGCGGGCGTAGGTGTCGAGCACTGCCGCCTCGACGGCATCCACGTCCAGGTGCGGGACAAGGTCGTTGACGGCGCCCGCGGTGGCAGGGTCCCAGTCCAGGCCCAGGGCCGCGTAGCTTGCCTCCAGCACGGCGCGGATCGGCACCGAGTTCTGCACGACGATAACCGAGCTGAACAGCCAGCCACCGGCCACCACGCGCTGCGCGGTACCAACGAGTTTGAGCTGGCGCCGGGGCACCTGCGGATCCTGCCCGTGGACACTGAACTCGCCCGGGCAGTATTCACCGGGAATCTCCCCGACCGCCGCGTCGACGCCGGCGGTCCGCAGGGCGCTCGCAAGCAGTTCGCCAAAGAAGGAGAAACGCCCTTTGGCTCCGGCGATCGCGTCTGTGGCCGGTTCCAGGTGATCGATCACCAGCGTGCCCTCGTGATAGGCGGCGGCGCGTCCGCCTGCCTTGCGGATCAGCGGCTCGAACCCCAGCTCGCGGCAGGCCAGCGCCGCGGCATCGAAGCCCGGCAGGTGGGTGTCCCGCTGCCCGAAGGCCACCGTGGGCGCCGGGCGGTAGAGCCGGAGCATGGCCCCCGCTTCGCCGGTTTTGACCTTCCGGAGCAGCTCCAGGGCGAGGTCCAGGTCCGCGGCTGCCCCCAGCGATTCTTCCTGCCGGAAAATCGTCAGCGTCCGTGCTGCGCCAGCGGCCTCCGGCATCTTGTTATGCTCCCTTATGCTCATCTTGCAATTCCTCGTCGTGGCCGCCGCATTCGCCGTCATCGATTCCATCTGGCTCAAGTCGATGAGCAAGTTCTATCGAAGCCATCTCGGGCACCTTATGGCAGATAAACCCAATCTAGGGTACGCCGTTGTGTTCTACGTGCTGTACATCGCGGGGATCGTCTTCTTCGCGCTCCAGCCCGCGCTCGACGGCGGCAGCTGGCTCACCGCACTCGGCTACGGCGCCGCGCTGGGAACCTTCGCCTACGCCACCTATGACCTGACGAACGCTTCGACCCTGAAGAACTGGCCGCTGGTCATCGTGGTGGCGGACATTGCCTGGGGCGCTGTGCTGACCGGCCTTGCCACCGTCGTCGGCTGGCTCGTGTTCCACTAGGCGGCGCTCCACCGGCGCCAGCGCGGATGGCGCCGGACGGGCCGGCCGCGCGCTAGGACTTCCGGAGCGTCAGGATCTGCTCGGCGCGGCCGAACGGGCCGTTGAGGTCGTGCAGCACGGTGGACGTCAGGCCAATTCCGTCCGTACCGAACGAGACTTCGTTGTCCAGTCCCAGCCACTCCCCTTCGGGGCGCCGGTACATGTGGATCTGGAGGTCCAGGTTGGGAAAGGCGTAGCTGCCGGTGCCCGGTGGAACGCGGGCGGCAATGCCGTTGGCGGTGTCCACCAGCCCGATCAGCCGGGCGAGGTCACTGCTGTCCGCTGTGTCCGTCAGCGGATGGTCCGTGTGCAGCCAGACGGTGCCCGAACCGGCCCGGTGTCCGTCCGCGATCCGCATCTGCAGCGAGGCAATGTACCCGCCCGGCCAGACGGTGGCCGCGTCGTACGGTTCGCAGTCCTCCGGTGCGGGGATCTTCGGGTCCTCAAAGGCCGCGACGGCTGAAGTGTCGGAAGTGATCATCCGCCACGCCGTGGCCCGGATCGCGGTGCGGCCGCCGGCCACCAGTTCGGCCTGCAGCAGTTCGATGGTCCGGCCCGGCCGCAGGGTCGTGGTGACAACCTCGAATTCGCCGCCCGGAATCAGCCCGAGGATCTCATAGCTCAGCCGTGCCATCCGCATATCGTTGCGCGGGTTATGCCGTGCAAGGCAGTCGGCCATAATGCCCGAGGCGGGTGCCATGTGCTGTTCGTGTACATTCCAGGCTCCCTGGGCGTGGATGGTGGAGCGAAAACGCCCGCCGCCCAGCGATTCGTAGTAGAAATTGCCCTCGGCAAGCACCGGTAGTTCAAAAGTCAACGTCTGCCCTTTCGCGTGGCTGGTAATCCCAGAACACACTATCGCTTCCGCTGCGCCGGCAGGCCGGCCCTCAACCGGGCAGGTTTCAGTCTTCTACCCGGACACCGCGCCAGAAGGCAACATGGTCCTTGATCTGCCGGGCGTCCGCCTTTGGCTCGGCGTAATACCAGGCGGAATCATCGTTGCGCTGGCCGCCGACCACAAGGCTGTAATAGCTGGCCTTGCCTTTCCAGGGGCAGACGGTGCTGTAGTTGCTCTCCTGAAGGTAGTCGGAGTTCACCGAGGACAACGGGAAGTAGTGGTTTCCCTCCACCATGACAGTATTTTCGCTCTCCGCGATGACCTTGCCGTTCCAGATTGCCTTTGCCATGATGTTCTCTTCCGTTGGTGGATCGGACGCCTGTTCAGGCGGGCGCGCCCCGCTGCCCGCCATTGGTTCAACGACGGGGGCCGCCCAAAGATTCCACTGGAACGGCCGGGAACCGCGGCGTTAAGTCCCCGCCGATTCACTCGACTGGGTAGACTCGGAAGTGAATTCCCGCGACTATCCGCTGAAGAGGTGCCCCCTGATTCGAGTCATCAGCTACAACCTGCGTAAGCACCATGCCAGCGGCGAGCTGGTTGATCTGGCGCACAATTTTGGCATTGATGCCTTGTGCCTGCAGGAATGCGACACTGACGATCTCCCGGACACGATCGGTGATCTGCACCTTGCCGACTCCACCAAAGGCAACCGGCTGGGCCTGGCGATCTACTACCGCAGGGACCGGTTCCGCGCCTATGAGACGAAGACTTTCGCGCTGAAGAAGTCCCTGCATGACCGGGTCCTGTCCCCCGCCCACGAACGGCTCATCGGTACCCGGGTGGTGGACAACGAAACGGATCACAACCTCGTTATCGCTTCCTTCCACGCGGCTCCTTTGACCGCTTCGAACTCACTGCGGCGGAACCAGATCCATGCGGCCCATGCGGAATTGCTGAGCATGGGCGGTGGCCTCATGTCGCTGATGGTGGGCGACTTCAACTACCCGTTTTTCACGAAGTACCTCACGGAGGAAATGAAGGATGCCGGCTACGACCTGACCCTCAGCGACCGGCGCACCTACACGCGCTACAAGGTGTTCAAGGGACACTTTGATTTCGCCACCTCGCAGGGCCTCAATATCGAAAGCGTGGAAACCCTCCCCCGGGGCGCCTCAGACCACCTCCCCATCCTTATCTCGGCGGAGTACGGCCAGGACGCCACCGGCACCTCCTCGTCCCCAGCTGCGTAGGCAGTTGCACCGTGCGGGGAGCTTGGGTGCCCAAAGCCCCGCCCGGGCTCCTGACGGTGCGCAACTATAAGCGAATCTGGCTGAAATCGGATCTGATGGCCGGCGCGGCCCTCAGTGCCTTCCTCATCCCCACCGGAATGGCGTACGCCCAGGCCGCCGGGCTGCCGGCAGTCACAGGCCTCTACGCCTCGATCATCCCGCTGCTCGTCTACGCCGTCTTCGGACCGTCCAGGGTCTTGATTATCGGACCGGATTCCAGCCTGGCCCCGATGATCGCCGCAGCCCTCCTGCCGCTCGCCGGCGAGGATCCGGACCACGCCGTAGCCCTGGCCGGTCTCCTGGCGCTGATGATCGGCGGGCTGCTCCTGGCGGGCAGGATCCTCAGGCTCGGTTTTGTCACCAACCTGCTGTCCAAACCCATCCGCGTTGGCTACCTTAACGGAATCGCCGTGGCGATTATGCTCAGCCAGTTGCCTAAACTGCTCGGCTTCCCGTCCCCCGGCGGC
This genomic window from Arthrobacter sp. EM1 contains:
- a CDS encoding DUF2177 family protein; the encoded protein is MLILQFLVVAAAFAVIDSIWLKSMSKFYRSHLGHLMADKPNLGYAVVFYVLYIAGIVFFALQPALDGGSWLTALGYGAALGTFAYATYDLTNASTLKNWPLVIVVADIAWGAVLTGLATVVGWLVFH
- a CDS encoding TetR/AcrR family transcriptional regulator; this encodes MVQRGRRTARVSGDERQDAILAAAEALLAGRAFDDISIEELARGAGISRPTFYFYFSSKDEVLLALLDRVITEVEHRVGDLPRDFESDPAAAWTRSIGMFVAVFASHRGVATAAITARSRNDEVRKLWSKSMQSWADFSTDVITSEQARGAAPRGIDAHDLAVSLNLMNERVITAVLNQESPAIAESRALDVLATIWIRSIYGSVNPGRP
- a CDS encoding thioesterase family protein, producing MTFELPVLAEGNFYYESLGGGRFRSTIHAQGAWNVHEQHMAPASGIMADCLARHNPRNDMRMARLSYEILGLIPGGEFEVVTTTLRPGRTIELLQAELVAGGRTAIRATAWRMITSDTSAVAAFEDPKIPAPEDCEPYDAATVWPGGYIASLQMRIADGHRAGSGTVWLHTDHPLTDTADSSDLARLIGLVDTANGIAARVPPGTGSYAFPNLDLQIHMYRRPEGEWLGLDNEVSFGTDGIGLTSTVLHDLNGPFGRAEQILTLRKS
- a CDS encoding lipoate--protein ligase family protein — its product is MPEAAGAARTLTIFRQEESLGAAADLDLALELLRKVKTGEAGAMLRLYRPAPTVAFGQRDTHLPGFDAAALACRELGFEPLIRKAGGRAAAYHEGTLVIDHLEPATDAIAGAKGRFSFFGELLASALRTAGVDAAVGEIPGEYCPGEFSVHGQDPQVPRRQLKLVGTAQRVVAGGWLFSSVIVVQNSVPIRAVLEASYAALGLDWDPATAGAVNDLVPHLDVDAVEAAVLDTYARYAALAYGDFGSLFS
- a CDS encoding alpha/beta fold hydrolase → MSEHVDVLIVGAGLSGIGFASRLKREAPGKTFAILESRSAVGGTWDLFRYPGIRSDSDMYTLGYSFRPWEGAKAIADGDSIREYIEATVADEGLESRIRLNYRAVSAEWSSETALWTVTAVPTSGGEYRQGDPAAPAGDPAAPAGEPVTFTCSFLSVCSGYYRYDEGFTPAIEGADTFAGSMVHPQHWPADLDYKGKQVVIIGSGATAVTLVPSMAKSAAKVTMLQRSPTYIAPVPSRDHLADRLRGKLPAQLAYDVVRAKNILFSMFTYQLSRRRPETMKAILRKSAVAKLPAGFAVDTHLAPSYQPWDQRVCAIPNGDLYRAISASTADIVTDEISRITPDGIDLASGRSIPADVIVTATGLNLLVIGGMTLTVDGEPVDVGRTLTYKGMMLDGVPNFALTIGYTNASWTLKADLVAGYICRLLKHLDRRNLQWVAPKAPAEVAGAELTSLIDLKAGYILRGADKLPRQGAESPWRLHQNYFRDFALLRAGRVTDHVRFGRRGQQVRGSGRTTTAALPDPLDLPGTGHVDVGGARFRYRKTGSGDPMLLLHGIGQSLEDWNEQHERLAARHTLISVDLPGFAYSDRLSGPATLAKLAGSLPAFLDAVGVHEPLPVIGNSLGGAVAMKLAADHPDRVSALVLANSAGFGQEVALVLRLLTVRPLAALLTRPAEAASRRTVESIFYNKALVTDARVGQAYALSRRATHRRTLLEVARDLGTVSGVRAEWRADLMAALAQSDIPMLVAWGDHDHVLPFSHLKAATAALPRAESHVFPKTGHMPQIETPDEFAAVVEDFLARRVADRRTARR
- a CDS encoding DUF427 domain-containing protein, which produces MAKAIWNGKVIAESENTVMVEGNHYFPLSSVNSDYLQESNYSTVCPWKGKASYYSLVVGGQRNDDSAWYYAEPKADARQIKDHVAFWRGVRVED
- a CDS encoding 3-hydroxyacyl-CoA dehydrogenase; the protein is MPDIKTLTVLGTGVLGSQIAYQAAFHGFEVTAYDIDDAALEKARARFDHLAGIYREQTVAGAVAGKAEAALGNLHLTADLGAAVANADLVIEAVPEMLELKRNLYRKLADLAPAKTIFATNSSTLLPSDLKDSTGRPDRFLAIHYANNIWTQNIAEVMGTADTDPAVFDAVVGFARNSGLEPIEIKKEKAGYVLNSLLVPLLNAAAGLLLQGVASPETIDKTWRIATGAPSGPFQIYDVVGLGTAYNIASSSADAGSQAFARYLKESYIDKGKLGVATGEGFYKY
- a CDS encoding universal stress protein; translation: MDDSGSFRIVVGVDGSPQSKAAMDWAIVEAKLRNGQVLALAAWNFPYVGDALGQVWDYDVFQSDAEAILKAELARVTDQGVNITGRAVQANPGSALVEASRAADLVVVGSRGHGGFTGMMLGSVSAAAVHHAHCPVLVLRERSTE
- a CDS encoding endonuclease/exonuclease/phosphatase family protein, yielding MRVISYNLRKHHASGELVDLAHNFGIDALCLQECDTDDLPDTIGDLHLADSTKGNRLGLAIYYRRDRFRAYETKTFALKKSLHDRVLSPAHERLIGTRVVDNETDHNLVIASFHAAPLTASNSLRRNQIHAAHAELLSMGGGLMSLMVGDFNYPFFTKYLTEEMKDAGYDLTLSDRRTYTRYKVFKGHFDFATSQGLNIESVETLPRGASDHLPILISAEYGQDATGTSSSPAA
- a CDS encoding VOC family protein, which gives rise to MPSQLAAVAIDAIRPKVVADFWCAVLGWHVVEADSDVISIAPQDKTRPSIDVIAVPEGKTIKNRLHFDLRADGLSTAEELERLLALGAQRTNVGQGPNASWVVLADPEGNEFCLLSRTVQDVDPD